From one Kwoniella shandongensis chromosome 4, complete sequence genomic stretch:
- a CDS encoding glycerol-3-phosphate dehydrogenase (NAD(+)) produces the protein MSAASTAPSSPEVVQQFSDLDIASTVTTPAVTRPSSPIPAALPPSPLPSGKHKIAVIGSGSWGSALAKIAAENAWRRKDDFHSEVRMWVREKIVNGKPLTHVINRTHLNSRYLPDITLPKNLVAVPHLKDVVKDATLIVFVVPHQFLHTVLSELSKPGVLTPGARAISAIKGVEVNGTDIQTFASLIEAKVGTPCSALSGANIALEVALGQFCETTIGCPTHDDSLLWSAVFNAPTFRVATVEDVNGVSLGGALKNIVALAAGFVDGLGLGGNTKAAILRIGLKEMTEFCLEFFEGSKAETFSNESAGIADLITTCYGGRNRKCAEEFVKSGQSFEHIERKLLNGQKLQGTATAEEVNNFLVARKRAHAYPLFEKVFQIAFEGLSPKQLVVGL, from the exons atgTCAGCCGCATCTACAGCTCCTTCATCGCCCGAGGTCGTCCAGCAATTCTCTGACCTCGACATCGCGTCCACCGTCACCACtcctg CCGTCActcgaccttcctcccctaTCCCAGCTGCCCTCCCACCATCTCCTTTGCCCTCTGGCAAGCACAAGATCGCTGTCATTGGATCAGGATCATGGGGTTCTGCTTTGGCAAAGATCGCAGCTGAGAATGCGTGGAGACGAAAAGACGACTTCCACTCTGAAGTCAGGATGTGGGTCCgagagaagatt GTCAACGGAAAGCCCTTGACACACGTCATTAACCGAACTCATCTCAACTCTCGATACCTCCCCGACATCACTCTCCCCAAGAACCTTGTCGCCGTCCCTCATCTCAAGGACGTCGTCAAGGACGCCACCCTCATCGTTTTTGTTGTTCCCCATCAATTCCTCCACACCGTTCTCTCTGAGCTTTCCAAGCCCGGTGTGCTCACCCCTGGTGCTCGAGCTATCAGCGCTATCAAGGGTGTCGAGGTCAACGGTACCGACATCCAGACCTTTGCAAGCTTGATAGAAGCCAAGGTCGGCACTCCTTGTTCCGCTCTGAGTGGTGCCAACATCGCTCTCGAGG TTGCCCTCGGACAATTCTGTGAGACCACCATTGGTTGTCCTACCCACGACGACTCTCTCCTCTGGTCAGCAGTCTTCAACGCCCCTACTTTCCGAGTCGCAACGGTCGAAGACGTCAACGGTGTGTCTCTCGGTGGAGCGCTCAAGAACATTGTCGCTCTCGCCGCTGGATTCGTGGATGGTCTGGGTCTTGGCGGTAACACCAAGGCTGCCATTCTTCGAATCGGCCTGAAAGAGATGACCGAGTTCTGTTTGGAGTTTTTCGAGGGTTCAAAGGCTGAAAC CTTCTCAAACGAGTCCGCTGGTATCGCCGACCTGATCACCACATGCTACGGTGGCCGAAACCGAAAGTGTGCCGAGGAGTTTGTTAAGTCTGGACAATCTTTCGAGCACATTGAGCGAAAGTTGCTCAATGGTCAAAAGCTTCAAGGAACAGCTACTGCCGAAGAGGTCAACAACTTCCTCGTTGCCAGGAAGCGGGCTCATGCGTATCCCTTGTTTGAGAAAGTGTTCCAGATCGCTTTCGAGGGATTGTCACCCAAACAGCTGGTCGTTGGGTTGTAA